Proteins encoded together in one Telopea speciosissima isolate NSW1024214 ecotype Mountain lineage chromosome 6, Tspe_v1, whole genome shotgun sequence window:
- the LOC122665046 gene encoding uncharacterized protein LOC122665046, which yields MQRWCGKFPFWALSSSPNLPSISSSRRLLYSAPQFREPLSFPFTETALKTFFGYASSGALPPLLDVGFRSSSTHFLLNQRRYFSSKERKRKPVTPVTSKLKKIKIKSYSSFKHRFKTMNDGTIRRWRAGKRHNAHLKPKKS from the exons ATGCAGAGATGGTGTGGAAAGTTTCCATTTTGGGCTCTTTCTTCTTCGCCAAATCTTCCATCAATATCATCTTCTCGTCGTCTTCTTTATTCCGCTCCGCAGTTTCGTGAGCCACTTTCATTTCCTTTTACCGAAACTGCTTTAAAGACGTTCTTTGGTTATGCTTCTTCAGGGGCtcttcctccattgttggaTGTAGGGTTTCGATCTTCATCTACTCATTTTTTG TTGAATCAAAGGCGTTACTTTTCGTCGAAGGAGCGGAAGAGAAAACCTGTCACTCCTGTTACTTCCAAgttgaagaaaattaaaatcaaatcctACTC ATCATTCAAGCACAGATTTAAAACAATGAATGATGGTACGATTCGGCGATGGAGGGCAGGGAAACGACACAATGCCCATTTGAAG cccaagAAATCATGA